From a single Streptomyces misionensis genomic region:
- the eccD gene encoding type VII secretion integral membrane protein EccD, translated as MTTTTTGTAVPGTGSGSGLGFCRVTIVAPDSRIDVALPDDIPVADIYPEILRLSRQEPAEGAPVGYHLVRRDGTVLDSARSFAAQRILDGELLTLRPFSESLPPAVFDDVSEAVASSVTRHRTLWSDDLTRAAGLVGAGVLSALLAFVTWQADPGHDMHSLPGVLAGVAAVLLVVFAAVRGRIYDDRGAAIALGLGALPNAAVAGSGLLPLAHGQGIGKLQFLLACAAVLLAAVVLTLCTPGGDAPFVAFVLASALGLLTVFTAVLAHWTPKEIAALCAPLAVGGLAFLPGLSMRFARLPIGFEPPNSAQSSVYGTETTVQEPVDTKRIEAQARRGHEILVGLVAGCALTALASAAVLGFSDDIWAQLLALATAVALLMRAQLFRYTGQVAPLLAAGLGSLVLLGLGLALNPPQSILRDALTGDRSGLDIRAVWLAAAIAAGTALVAALGLIVPRQGLSPFWGRFLEIVEGFVLLTLVPLALAVFDVYAAARAMTSK; from the coding sequence GTGACCACGACGACCACGGGAACAGCGGTGCCCGGCACGGGGTCCGGGTCGGGGCTCGGTTTCTGCCGGGTCACGATCGTCGCGCCCGACAGCCGGATCGACGTGGCGCTGCCCGACGACATCCCGGTCGCCGACATCTACCCGGAGATCCTCAGGCTCTCCCGGCAGGAGCCCGCCGAGGGCGCACCGGTCGGCTACCACCTCGTACGCCGGGACGGCACCGTCCTCGACAGCGCGCGGTCCTTCGCCGCGCAGCGGATTCTCGACGGCGAACTGCTCACCCTGCGCCCCTTCTCCGAGTCGCTGCCGCCGGCCGTCTTCGACGACGTCTCCGAGGCGGTCGCCTCCTCGGTGACCCGGCACCGGACCCTGTGGAGCGACGACCTCACCCGTGCCGCCGGCCTCGTCGGCGCGGGCGTCCTGTCGGCCCTGCTCGCCTTCGTCACCTGGCAGGCGGACCCCGGGCACGACATGCACAGCCTGCCCGGCGTCCTCGCGGGCGTCGCCGCGGTGCTCCTCGTCGTCTTCGCCGCCGTGCGCGGCCGGATCTACGACGACCGGGGCGCGGCCATCGCCCTGGGCCTCGGCGCCCTGCCCAACGCCGCCGTGGCCGGTTCCGGACTGCTCCCCCTCGCCCACGGCCAGGGCATCGGGAAACTCCAGTTCCTGCTCGCCTGCGCGGCCGTGCTGCTCGCCGCCGTCGTCCTGACGCTGTGCACACCGGGCGGGGACGCCCCGTTCGTCGCCTTCGTCCTCGCCTCCGCGCTCGGCCTGCTCACCGTGTTCACGGCCGTCCTCGCGCACTGGACGCCGAAGGAGATCGCCGCCCTGTGCGCGCCCCTCGCGGTCGGCGGCCTCGCCTTCCTGCCCGGCCTTTCCATGCGCTTCGCCCGGCTGCCCATCGGCTTCGAACCGCCGAACTCCGCCCAGAGCAGCGTCTACGGCACGGAGACCACCGTGCAGGAGCCGGTCGACACGAAGCGGATCGAGGCCCAGGCCCGCCGCGGTCACGAGATCCTGGTCGGGCTCGTCGCCGGCTGCGCGCTCACCGCCCTCGCCTCGGCCGCGGTGCTCGGCTTCTCCGACGACATCTGGGCCCAGCTGCTCGCCCTCGCCACGGCCGTGGCGCTCCTCATGCGCGCCCAGCTCTTCCGCTACACCGGCCAGGTCGCCCCGCTGCTGGCGGCCGGACTCGGCTCGCTCGTCCTGCTCGGTCTCGGCCTGGCGCTCAACCCGCCGCAGTCCATCCTGCGCGACGCCCTCACCGGCGACCGCTCCGGCCTCGACATCCGCGCCGTCTGGCTCGCCGCCGCGATCGCGGCCGGCACGGCCCTCGTGGCGGCCCTGGGACTCATCGTCCCGCGCCAGGGCCTGAGCCCCTTCTGGGGCCGGTTCCTGGAGATCGTCGAGGGCTTTGTCCTCCTCACGCTGGTGCCCCTCGCGCTCGCCGTGTTCGACGTGTACGCCGCGGCCCGCGCGATGACCAGCAAGTGA